One Castanea sativa cultivar Marrone di Chiusa Pesio chromosome 4, ASM4071231v1 DNA window includes the following coding sequences:
- the LOC142632375 gene encoding uncharacterized protein LOC142632375, which translates to MDKSWMDIKDRTSVGYRNGVAQFLNFASQHAQRDDTIVCPCRKCAHSTMLAIHDVQINLVSHGICRGYRRWTFHGESSSRKTSVRTPSTSVQENSNENSNMCEMLHHMFPMHDMVLEPMEEDMASDPVVGDPGVEQPTQGPNKESLQFLKLLKDVEEPCCEGCTKFSKLSVIVYLYHLKCLLGWSNKSVTFLLQFLQELLPSSAKLPKDCYEAKKIIKDLGLSYEKIDACPNDCMFFSKENSNLEACLNCNHSRWASNEAGVPKNTNAPSKKVKKKAAKILRWFPLKPRLK; encoded by the coding sequence ATGGACAAGAGTTGGATGGACATTAAAGATAGGACATCTGTGGGTTATAGAAATGGAGTTGCACAATTCTTAAATTTTGCATCTCAACATGCACAACGAGATGATACGATTGTTTGTCCATGTCGAAAATGTGCACATTCAACAATGTTGGCTATACATGATGTACAAATTAATCTAGTATCACATGGGATTTGTAGGGGTTATCGACGTTGGACTTTTCACGGGGAATCATCATCTAGAAAGACATCTGTTAGAACTCCTAGTACCTCTGTCCAAGAAAACTCaaatgaaaatagtaatatgTGTGAAATGTTGCATCACATGTTCCCTATGCATGATATGGTGCTCGAACCAATGGAAGAAGATATGGCATCAGATCCTGTGGTAGGAGACCCTGGTGTGGAACAACCTACACAAGGTCCTAATAAAGAGTCACTCCAATTTCTCAAATTGCTCAAAGATGTTGAGGAACCTTGTTGTGAAGGttgtacaaagtttagcaaattGTCAGTTATTGTGTATTTGTACCACTTGAAGTGTCTACTTGGTTGGAGCAACAAATCAGTCACCTTCTTGCTTCAATTTTTGCAAGAGCTACTACCTTCAAGTGCAAAGTTGCCAAAAGACTGTTATgaggcaaaaaaaattattaaggatctgggtttgagttatgAGAAGATTGATGCTTGCCCCAACGATTGTATGTTTTTTTCGAAGGAAAATTCCAACCTCGAAGCTTGCTTAAATTGTAACCATTCAAGGTGGGCAAGCAATGAGGCTGGagttccaaaaaatacaaatgctCCTTCCAAGAAGGTAAAGAAGAAAGCTGCAAAAATCTTAAGATGGTTCCCTTTGAAGCCAAGGTTGAAATGA